The following proteins come from a genomic window of Gallalistipes aquisgranensis:
- a CDS encoding LysE family translocator, translating to MWFELYIRGILIGLMASIPLGPIGVLCIQRTLSKSHKSGFVSGLGASSADTLFAAVAFFSLSVVLSFIENNMMLIKALGGICVVIVGMKIFLTNPVVQIRRNRAGKGSLWQDYLSLFLITLANPAFILIFVALFAAIGVSGDSLGVVNGLFMIAGVFTGGSLWWFTLTFIVSLLRRRFRPRHLLWINRISGAVIVLLGAAAVLLMFVNTPVDGMLPK from the coding sequence ATGTGGTTCGAACTTTACATACGCGGCATCCTGATCGGACTGATGGCCTCCATTCCGCTGGGGCCCATCGGCGTGCTGTGCATTCAGCGTACGCTGAGCAAGAGCCACAAGTCGGGGTTCGTTTCGGGGCTCGGGGCCTCCAGCGCCGACACGCTTTTCGCCGCGGTGGCCTTCTTCTCGCTCTCGGTGGTGCTCTCGTTCATCGAGAACAACATGATGCTCATCAAGGCGCTGGGCGGCATCTGCGTGGTGATCGTGGGGATGAAGATTTTCCTCACCAATCCCGTGGTGCAGATCCGCCGCAACCGGGCCGGGAAAGGGAGCCTCTGGCAGGACTACCTGTCGCTGTTCCTCATCACGCTCGCCAATCCGGCCTTCATCCTCATCTTCGTGGCGCTGTTCGCGGCGATCGGGGTGAGCGGCGATTCGCTCGGGGTGGTCAACGGGCTCTTCATGATCGCGGGCGTCTTTACGGGCGGTTCCCTCTGGTGGTTCACCCTCACCTTTATCGTCAGCCTGCTGCGCAGGAGGTTCCGGCCCCGCCACCTGCTCTGGATCAACCGTATTTCGGGCGCCGTGATCGTACTGCTGGGTGCGGCGGCGGTGCTGCTCATGTTCGTTAATACTCCCGTGGATGGAATGTTGCCCAAATAA
- the cmk gene encoding (d)CMP kinase — protein MECCPNNRKKIVIAVDGFSSCGKSTFAREIAARLGYIFIDTGAMYRAVTLCGLRAGVVSPQGIDRAGLEALLDGIDISFRFNPARGASDIYVNGECVEREIRSIEVSGCVSAVSGVAEVRRRLVALQQAMGRDKGIVMDGRDIGTVVFPDAELKIFMTADPSVRARRRYDELRARGERVTMEEVEENIRSRDIADQSRAISPLRRAEDAVVLDNSRMTVADQMEWVLGRLREMGVCE, from the coding sequence ATGGAATGTTGCCCAAATAACAGGAAAAAAATCGTGATCGCCGTCGACGGCTTCTCGTCGTGCGGCAAAAGTACCTTCGCCCGAGAGATAGCGGCCCGGCTGGGCTATATCTTCATCGACACCGGTGCCATGTACCGGGCCGTCACGCTGTGCGGCCTGCGGGCCGGCGTCGTCTCCCCGCAGGGGATCGACCGGGCCGGGCTGGAGGCCCTGCTCGACGGGATCGACATCTCGTTCCGGTTCAATCCCGCCCGCGGGGCCAGCGACATCTACGTCAACGGCGAGTGCGTGGAGCGGGAAATCCGTTCGATCGAGGTGAGCGGCTGCGTGAGCGCCGTGAGCGGCGTGGCCGAGGTGCGCCGCCGGCTGGTGGCTCTCCAGCAGGCGATGGGGAGGGACAAGGGCATCGTGATGGACGGCCGGGACATCGGTACGGTGGTCTTTCCCGATGCCGAACTCAAGATATTCATGACGGCCGATCCCTCCGTGAGGGCCCGGCGCCGTTACGACGAACTGCGGGCCAGGGGCGAACGGGTCACGATGGAGGAGGTGGAGGAGAATATCCGAAGCCGCGACATCGCTGACCAGAGCCGGGCGATCAGCCCGCTGCGGCGGGCTGAGGACGCTGTGGTGCTCGACAACAGCCGGATGACGGTGGCCGACCAGATGGAGTGGGTGCTCGGACGGCTGCGGGAGATGGGCGTCTGCGAATGA
- a CDS encoding 4-hydroxy-3-methylbut-2-enyl diphosphate reductase, which yields MKIEIDDKSGFCFGVVTAIARAEESIAGGREVFSLGDIVHNRVEMQRLEELGLRTVRHGELPSLHGSTLLIRAHGEPPATYALAEANGLKVIDATCPVVARLQKLVVKAHEQMAPVGGQVVILGKRGHAEVVGLTGQVGGDALVVESVADLEAVDFSRPVYLLSQTTQSLALFGEVKRTILERAADPSVVTVNDTICRQVANREPHLREFAARYDAVLFVAGRKSSNGRVLFEVCRKANPRSYNIEDESELEPEWFAGAASVGICGATSTPGWLMRRVAGAVERLCGEPRTEGAPGPLREVGGPPPGESAAPGKIK from the coding sequence ATGAAGATCGAGATAGACGATAAGTCGGGTTTCTGCTTCGGGGTGGTGACGGCCATCGCCCGGGCCGAAGAGTCGATCGCCGGGGGGCGGGAGGTCTTCTCGCTGGGGGACATCGTCCACAACCGGGTGGAGATGCAGCGGCTGGAGGAGCTGGGGCTCCGGACCGTGCGGCACGGGGAGCTTCCTTCGCTGCACGGGAGCACCCTGCTGATCCGGGCCCACGGCGAACCGCCCGCCACCTATGCGCTGGCGGAGGCCAACGGGCTGAAGGTGATCGACGCCACGTGTCCCGTGGTGGCGAGGCTCCAGAAACTGGTGGTGAAGGCCCACGAGCAGATGGCTCCCGTGGGGGGACAGGTGGTGATCCTCGGCAAGCGGGGACATGCCGAAGTGGTCGGCCTCACCGGACAGGTGGGGGGCGATGCGCTGGTGGTGGAGAGCGTGGCCGACCTGGAGGCGGTCGATTTCTCGCGGCCGGTCTACCTGCTTTCGCAGACCACGCAGAGCCTCGCGCTGTTCGGCGAGGTGAAACGGACGATTCTGGAGCGGGCCGCCGATCCCTCGGTCGTGACGGTCAACGACACGATCTGCCGGCAGGTGGCCAACCGGGAACCGCACCTGCGGGAGTTCGCCGCGCGGTACGACGCGGTGCTCTTCGTGGCGGGCCGCAAGAGTTCGAACGGCCGGGTGCTCTTCGAGGTGTGCCGGAAGGCCAATCCGAGGAGCTATAACATAGAGGACGAGAGCGAACTGGAACCGGAGTGGTTCGCCGGGGCCGCTTCGGTGGGTATCTGCGGGGCCACCTCCACGCCCGGGTGGCTGATGCGGCGGGTGGCCGGTGCGGTGGAGCGGCTGTGCGGGGAGCCTCGGACGGAGGGGGCGCCGGGGCCGCTGAGGGAGGTCGGAGGACCGCCGCCGGGAGAAAGTGCGGCTCCGGGCAAAATAAAATAG